A window of the Azospirillum formosense genome harbors these coding sequences:
- a CDS encoding pyruvate dehydrogenase complex E1 component subunit beta yields the protein MPIEVLMPALSPTMTEGKLAKWVKKEGDEVKSGDVLAEIETDKATMEVEAVDEGRIGKILVAEGTENVAVNTPIAVILGEGESVTDAVSGSPVPAPKVTAEPVVKDTGAHAPATLPVGPASGPAAAPPASDEDKFFDKTVKKTVREALRDAMAEEMRRDPTVFLMGEEVAQYQGAYKVSQGLLQEFGADRVIDTPITEIGFAGLGVGAAFRGLRPIVEFMTFNFAMQAIDHIVNSAAKTLYMSGGQMGCPIVFRGPNGAAARVAAQHSQDFTPWYASVPGLKVVAPYSASDFKGLMKSAIRDPNPVIFLENEILYGQSFEVPESEDFIVPIGRAKIRRAGTDVTITAHSLMVSYALAAADLLEKDGISAEVIDLRTIRPLDTETIVNSVKKTNRLITVEEAWPTCGIGAELSALMMEQAFDYLDAPVIRVTGLDVPMPYAANLEKLVLPSPDRIAEAAKKACYRK from the coding sequence ATGCCGATCGAAGTGCTGATGCCGGCCCTGTCGCCCACCATGACCGAGGGCAAGCTGGCGAAGTGGGTCAAAAAAGAAGGTGACGAGGTCAAGTCCGGCGACGTGCTCGCCGAGATCGAGACCGACAAGGCGACCATGGAGGTCGAGGCGGTCGACGAGGGCCGCATCGGCAAGATCCTGGTCGCCGAGGGCACCGAGAACGTCGCCGTGAACACCCCCATCGCCGTGATCCTCGGCGAGGGCGAGAGCGTCACCGATGCCGTGTCCGGCTCCCCGGTGCCGGCCCCGAAGGTCACCGCCGAGCCGGTGGTGAAGGACACGGGCGCGCACGCCCCGGCCACCCTGCCGGTCGGTCCGGCCAGCGGCCCGGCCGCCGCGCCGCCGGCTTCGGACGAGGACAAGTTCTTCGACAAGACGGTGAAGAAGACCGTCCGCGAAGCGCTGCGCGACGCCATGGCCGAAGAGATGCGCCGCGACCCGACCGTCTTCCTGATGGGCGAGGAGGTCGCGCAGTACCAGGGCGCCTACAAGGTGTCGCAGGGCCTGCTCCAGGAGTTCGGCGCCGACCGCGTCATCGACACGCCGATCACCGAGATTGGCTTCGCCGGCCTGGGCGTTGGCGCGGCCTTCCGCGGCCTGCGCCCGATCGTCGAGTTCATGACCTTCAACTTCGCGATGCAGGCGATCGACCACATCGTGAACTCCGCCGCCAAGACGCTGTACATGTCCGGCGGCCAGATGGGTTGCCCGATCGTGTTCCGCGGCCCGAACGGCGCGGCCGCCCGCGTCGCCGCCCAGCACAGCCAGGACTTCACCCCCTGGTACGCCAGCGTGCCCGGCCTGAAGGTCGTCGCCCCCTACAGCGCGTCGGACTTCAAGGGCCTGATGAAGTCGGCCATCCGGGATCCGAACCCGGTCATCTTCCTCGAGAACGAGATCCTCTACGGCCAGTCCTTCGAGGTGCCGGAGAGCGAGGACTTCATCGTTCCGATCGGCCGCGCCAAGATCCGCCGCGCCGGCACGGACGTGACCATCACCGCCCATTCGCTGATGGTCAGCTACGCGCTCGCCGCCGCCGACCTGCTGGAGAAGGACGGGATCAGCGCCGAGGTCATCGACCTGCGCACCATCCGTCCGCTCGACACCGAGACCATCGTCAACTCGGTCAAGAAGACCAACCGCCTCATCACCGTGGAGGAGGCCTGGCCGACCTGCGGCATCGGCGCCGAACTGTCGGCCCTGATGATGGAGCAGGCCTTCGACTATCTGGACGCCCCGGTGATCCGCGTGACCGGCCTCGACGTGCCGATGCCCTACGCGGCGAACCTGGAAAAGCTCGTCCTTCCTTCGCCCGACCGCATCGCGGAAGCGGCGAAGAAGGCCTGCTACCGCAAGTAA
- a CDS encoding acyl-CoA thioesterase, giving the protein MAHPDMEGGPALRTIAMPADTNPNGDIFGGWLLSQMDLAGGVAALRRAGGRVATVGIEAMTFHKPVYVGDEVSCFAHVTKVGRTSIRVRVETWVRRQRSAGEAIKVTEGVFTYVAIGEDRRPREVPPE; this is encoded by the coding sequence ATGGCCCACCCGGATATGGAAGGCGGCCCGGCGCTGCGAACCATCGCCATGCCGGCGGACACCAACCCCAACGGCGACATCTTCGGCGGCTGGCTGCTGTCCCAGATGGATCTGGCCGGCGGCGTCGCCGCCCTGCGCCGCGCCGGCGGGCGCGTCGCGACGGTGGGGATCGAGGCGATGACCTTCCACAAGCCGGTCTATGTCGGCGACGAGGTGAGCTGCTTCGCCCATGTCACCAAGGTCGGCCGCACCTCCATCCGCGTCCGGGTGGAGACCTGGGTGCGCCGCCAGCGCAGCGCGGGGGAGGCGATCAAGGTGACGGAGGGCGTGTTCACCTACGTCGCCATCGGCGAGGACCGCCGCCCGCGCGAGGTCCCGCCGGAGTGA
- a CDS encoding septum formation initiator family protein — protein sequence MTMLQNLTDSLKRAAKSALRQAIGPAIGSCVVAYFVYYAVQGDRGLLAMNHLKAEIATAESVLDQVKAERERMDRRAQLMRSDHLDRDMLDERARTMLNLSGPRDVIIALPPAQVEGDASAEK from the coding sequence ATGACCATGCTCCAGAACCTCACCGACTCGCTGAAACGCGCCGCCAAAAGCGCCCTTCGCCAGGCTATCGGGCCGGCCATCGGCTCCTGCGTCGTCGCCTACTTCGTCTATTACGCCGTCCAGGGGGACCGCGGGCTGCTCGCCATGAACCACCTGAAGGCGGAGATCGCCACGGCGGAATCCGTCCTGGACCAGGTGAAGGCCGAGCGCGAGCGGATGGACCGCCGCGCGCAACTGATGCGCAGCGACCACCTCGACCGCGACATGCTGGACGAGCGCGCGCGCACGATGTTGAACCTTTCAGGGCCCCGCGACGTCATAATCGCACTCCCCCCGGCGCAGGTCGAAGGTGATGCTAGCGCTGAGAAGTAG
- the pdhA gene encoding pyruvate dehydrogenase (acetyl-transferring) E1 component subunit alpha: MAASRRRPKAQTDSASKQAASTEDLIKYYREMLLIRRFEEKAGQLYGMGLIGGFCHLYIGQEAVVVGIQAALKDNDDVITSYRDHGHMLACGMDPKGVMAELTGRRGGYSKGKGGSMHMFSREKNFYGGHGIVGAQVPLGTGLAFSHKYNKDDGLSAVYCGDGAINQGQVYESFNMAALWKLPVLYVIENNKYAMGTSQERASAGELHQRGAAYGIPGHQVNGMDVLEVREAADKWVEYIRAGNGPVILEMKTYRYRGHSMSDPAKYRTKEEVEKMRSESDPIDNLKRVLLEGAYVTEDQLKEIDREVKAVVTEAAEFAQQSPEPDPSELWTDVLVEA; this comes from the coding sequence ATGGCCGCGTCACGACGCCGTCCGAAGGCGCAGACTGACTCCGCTTCGAAGCAGGCCGCTTCGACCGAGGACCTGATCAAGTACTACCGCGAGATGCTGCTGATCCGCCGCTTCGAGGAGAAGGCGGGCCAGCTCTACGGCATGGGCCTCATCGGCGGTTTCTGCCACCTCTACATCGGCCAGGAAGCCGTCGTGGTCGGCATCCAGGCCGCGCTCAAGGACAACGACGACGTCATCACCAGCTACCGTGACCATGGCCACATGCTGGCCTGCGGCATGGACCCGAAGGGTGTGATGGCTGAGCTGACCGGCCGCCGTGGAGGCTACTCCAAGGGCAAGGGCGGCTCGATGCACATGTTCAGCCGCGAGAAGAACTTCTACGGCGGCCACGGCATCGTCGGCGCGCAGGTCCCGCTGGGCACCGGTCTCGCCTTCTCGCACAAGTACAACAAGGATGATGGACTGTCCGCGGTCTATTGCGGCGACGGCGCCATCAACCAGGGCCAGGTTTACGAGAGCTTCAACATGGCGGCGCTGTGGAAGCTGCCGGTGCTCTACGTGATCGAGAACAACAAGTACGCCATGGGCACCTCGCAGGAGCGCGCCTCGGCGGGCGAACTGCACCAGCGCGGCGCGGCCTACGGCATTCCCGGCCATCAGGTCAACGGCATGGACGTCCTCGAGGTCCGCGAGGCCGCCGACAAGTGGGTGGAGTACATCCGCGCCGGCAACGGCCCGGTCATCCTCGAGATGAAGACCTACCGCTACCGCGGCCACTCGATGTCCGACCCGGCCAAGTACCGGACCAAGGAGGAGGTCGAGAAGATGCGGAGCGAGTCCGATCCGATCGACAACCTGAAGCGCGTCCTGCTGGAAGGCGCTTACGTGACCGAGGACCAGCTCAAAGAGATCGACCGCGAGGTCAAGGCCGTGGTGACCGAGGCTGCCGAATTCGCGCAGCAGAGCCCCGAGCCCGATCCCTCGGAGCTGTGGACCGACGTCCTGGTCGAAGCCTGA